Below is a window of Phaenicophaeus curvirostris isolate KB17595 chromosome 15, BPBGC_Pcur_1.0, whole genome shotgun sequence DNA.
GTTACTAGAACAGATAGATGCATGGTTTGGATTACTGTTTAAACCTGATCATGTCTTGCTTCCCAAGGAATATTGTtactgcctcagtttcccaacTCCTCAAGGAACCCAGCTGTTATCAGCTGTTGGatggtgacttttttttcttaccttttctctttgcagccaCAAGTTACAGAATCTTATGGAGTAAAATCATATGATCTTAAGATCAAATGATTGAAAGTGTCTTCTGCTTACATTCTCTAAGTTGTGACACTAAggacttggggtttttttccaagtactTAGCATTGTTTAAAgattcagaaacacagaatagcTGTAGTAACTAGAAACACTCAACGAGCATGAGATAACCTTTGAGCTATTTAGTGTAAACGGCATGAGCAGTATCACACTGGTTTTAGAGCTGCATTGGAATGCAGCTCTCCAGGCTGACCATACACTGATACACCATAATGAAGCCAGCTGAATGTGAATTATATTCCATTGTACTTCACCAGTCAGTCACCTGGTGTTATCTTCAATCCAGAGACGTGGGATTCTGGCCTGATTGGAAGAACAATTTATGCAATAGCAACTGTGGAGCACAGCTGGCAATATTTCATCTTGTCCTTGATGTCTTTAAGAAGGTAATTGCTAGTGTAGGAGTCAGGAGACCTCAATGTTGGTTCTGGCTCACCCATCTATCTTTCATATACAAGAGGCTTTGATCAAAATGGCTGTGTTCCCCCTCAAAAGTTTGATTTCCAGGTCAGCCTCTAAGGTCTTAGGGCCAGGGCCCATCTCTTCATCTCTTCACCTCCAGTGTTCTTCATCTGCTGTACTTAAGTGCTAGAACAATGGCAGTAACAACAGCATCAGAAAGTGGCAGCAACAACAATGTCAGAGAATACAGTGTGGGCTTTATGAGCAAGCAAAGTAGCTTTGCTATAGGActggcattttcattttttgggAATCCAGCCCATCTGATTTTCAGGCCCGTATTTCGTTACCTCTTGtcacagaagtgaaaaaaaatgtcacaagaCCTTACTGTGAAagcccttccttttcctccacGTATAAATAGATATATCAACAGTGTAAGAGTACATTTTCAGAGCAGAGTTTTCAAAAACTTTAGTCCTCAATGAATGCAAGAAGATCTATTCTATTTTGCCATTTAACGCTccctttattttattatctaGTCAACAAAATTGGAGCGTGTTTCATCAGCTCACTCACGCTCCATgactttttccttccccatatTTCTATGTTGTTGCTCCATCACACAAACTTGATGGTCCAGATTGTCCAGCcacttcagcattttcttcagaagTCATTTACGGCAATTTGGAAATCATGTTCTTTGTTCTGGTATATGGCAAAAGCTGGTATGCATCTCAGTGTTAAGGTATGCATCCTGCTGGCAGGAGCTGAGAAAAAGCACATTTCATACTGGCAGATCTTTTGCTGCTACTGATTTATCTTTAATCTCAGTAAATTCATTAAACTCTCAaagatttttagaaaatattttgttgtacATAGTGTCCCTATCTTTGGccagaaaaaatagaaaaaaaccctctaatgGCAATTTACATTAGTATTTTCATAACATATGCCACCATTCTAGTGTTCTCCATCACTTATTCACAGAAATTCATGCTGGGTTGAAAAAAGTAGGAACATGACCATATAAACTACTAAAAAAGTCCACATGACTTTGTTTGCATTAGAATAACAAGAATTTCCAGCTTCTTAATTTCATAGAGTAGGTAAAAAGATGCCATCTGCACCTAACTGTTTATTAGTGTTGCAGTCAGCCTGCAGGCTTCTTGAGCACACAGCTTATCTGAGTACAGGTTGTTGTCTACTCCACTAAGCTGCcatggggaaagaaagaaggcagcATGGTTAATGTGTGTTTCACTACAGTTTTTTTCAGCTAACAGATGAGTCCTTAGGAGTTGCTTTGGTTTGTGCTCTAAAGTAAGCCCGAGAAGATAATGAGGAGAAGGAATGGACAAGTGCTCTCCACCTTCCTGCTTTCAAATCTTTCCTGACCTTTTTCTCTCAAGGTTTcctctaatttttttctaagattCATAGCATTTGTTACATTTGACCTTTAGCTTCCCTTATTATTCCcataataatgtattttaccttccataaaaaataatcctttttggTTTGCATTCCATTGCTTCTCAGCATTTGATATATCCATCTCCAGTATCATCTATCTGCCTGCagtcttccctttctcttttagACATCAGTGGGAGGTAATGGAGAGGAAGAGATGAACAACATTCATGAGACCTTATGCGTTGTTAAAAGCTAGTCTATATGTGTTGATGGCTGTTTCAAAGGTTCCTGTTTCAGGTTAAAATGTTGTCCATTCGCTTAGCTTGATGTTCACCCATCTGCTCATGGTGCTGTAACTGCCACCATCTAAAAATGCTTTCTAGTTGCTCTCTAATGTAGAAGGAAGGTCTGCTTTCCAAAGCAACCATAAGtgtaaattatatttgaaaatgtgtcATTCTGATAACTTGCTTTAGCAGTCAGGAGGGTCTCAtgaaaaaatgattttaaacATATCAGTGAGAACATAGTTCATAACAACATAAACTTCCCACaatcagaaaatattaatgatgGAGAGGctaaaaaaatgtatgtgatAGAAATGTGCTGTCTGTTGAGGCTCTCTTTTTAACCACAAATGAACATTTGGTCTGTCTAAGGGAACACTGTCCCGTAGAAAGGAACCCGAAGCCTCCCAGAATGGGAAATAAACTCCTCTCCATTCCAAAAACAGTCCCTAGGCTCATTTTTCTGCTGGTTGTGGTTTCATGGGACACACCAGTGACTGGGAACAGCGTATCATAATATTAAATCCATCTGGCCAAGATTTAGATAACACTCAGTAGCTACAGCTATTTTGCACCAAAATGAAATGCACTGGGAATCCGTACAATCAGGAAAAGGAGGTCCCTTGTTAAATGCACTCATTATTTAGTATTATTAGAAATAGAAATGCAGAGTATTTACTTTTTGTGGTGTTTACTTGGTTGGAAAACAGCATTCTATTTACATACTTAATCTAGCATTTCATTaatcctcatttttttcctttaggtatttttgtttgtttgttttcagctttaTATTTCTTCCAGATATTCCAAAAGTGCTGTATGTAGTAAGCAATTTGCGTAAAAGTAGTTCAGCCATTTCACGTTATAAATCAAAGTAGAGACTAGGGTTACATCAATATGTACTAGCAGATTAAACAGAGCCTGTCTCATCCAGAGGCCAGTTAGCTGAGTCTAGTCACATCTTtgctatgaaattattttagctTCCCAAACAGGGTGCCTTCATCCAGTTTCCTGTTTGGGAATAGCCCCCAGCTTTCCAAGTTGTGCCCAAGAACTGTTGGGAAGAGTTTTGATCCAAGTCAAGGTCATGCTAGGGCCACACTAATAGTTTCAAAGTAAAGATGATGGAGTTCCGGTGCTCACACTTGCGGCACTGTTTAATTCCTTGGTAACAGAGTAGTCTGTGAAAGACTGTTAATCAACGTCCCATAAAGTCCaacagcctcctctcctcttaGGGGTAATCAGAGTGATGTTCTCAGCTAGCCCAGTACAAACAGCATGTACTAACACCATGGACCAAAAATTCTCTTGGTCCTTCTGTGACAGAATGCAGTCTGACTGATGCTACACAGCCATTCAGTCAGAAGTGGAATACTTAGGATTTTTGGTGTCTTAGCCTCAAAGGCctcattttccttgttttgaagTACGAGTTTTACTCCAGCCCAACTAGAGTACCAGAAAAAAAGTGATCCCCTTGGTCCAATTCCAAAATCTTCCTCATCTGTAGGCCGGGTAAAGTCAGTAATTCATAAGCTTTAATTCTGGGAAAATGTATTCTCTTGACTGCCTTCAAGCGTAAAAGGTATAAACTAGCTTAATAATGATGAAAATCGGGATGTAGGAGCAGAATAGAAATTTCTTCGGGTCTGAAAGCAGCCAATTTATCAGAAGTGAACAGTCATTGATGGTCACATTTAAATGACAGGACTTAAAGCTTATACAGTCCTACAGTTTACCagatttgtttcatttgaaggaaaaaagagcCATCTTGTAGCGTAAATTCCAGTAACATGAGGCCATCTAGTGCGTACTGTCAGTTTTACAACTTTTGTCTTCCAGGCTTTGTTTTTCAGCCTCTGCCCTAGCACCTGctctgtaattattttctgtaacttGGGAAATATCTCATCTGTGAGTAATGGATGCAATAAACTTACTCTCTAGAAAGGTCActatggacaaaaaaaaaagagtcaatgttttattttaataatcatGCAGTCTAAGTagcaaaacaacacagataaatTAGAATTGTACAAagttagaagaaaaatgagaatttagaATTTACCTACAAAGCTAGAAGAGTCAAAGCACTGCCTGGAAACCTGAAGCCTTTGGAAAGAAGTGTCTGCAAAAGTTTCTGggtaaatgaaggaaaacactTCATGAGCAAGGAAAGTGGAGGCACTGACTTGTGTCCACTAAAATTGGGTGGCATTATTGGAAGGTTTGAACTTTAACCATGGagacaaataaataatgaagGGCTCATGTGGAAACCAACTTGCTACAGTAACAGGAATGCTCCTGAGGATCCCACGGAAGTGGTCTGCAGAGAGAAGTGTCAGTCCCAACACTCTGGAGCAGAGGGAGGTGGCAAGTGACAGAGCACAGCTAAAAAGCCTGCTTTGTGCTTTGTTCGCTATCATCAGAACAGGCAGAATGGATGAAATGAAATTAAGGGATTGTGATAAGGCAGTGTAAAGCTGTTCTCAGCACTCTTCTCCATCACGCAGATTTCATTCAGCATACCCCTGCTTGTTTCATATGTAAAGCACCTCTGCTTCGcctgaaaaggaaaggaagcacACAGACATTGCAGGTAGTAAGCTAAACATTATGAACTAAAATTGCTCTGAATTCCTCAGCCAACAACTTGCTAACAGAGAAGAACCCACACACATTTGTAGCAGACAGGGAGGCACTGATCTGtaaacaattttcttttcaaaattatataTCTTATCCATAAAAAGCAAGATACTACCAGTAACACTTCTGAATTCTTATATGACCTAATTTGGATCCAGGTGCCCTGTTAGCCCTGTGTTGCTCATTGGACTCTTCTCTTAGCTGTCCAATTTCTACAGTGTCTGCTAGACAAGGAAGTTGCTCACACAAATATCAAGGTCATTTGTTAGATCAATTGGATCGGATTGGTAGGAGAAGTAATTAGTCTGTCTATAAAGATTAAGTAAAGAAACAGGGGAGTGGCGACCCTGAAAGAAAGAGATAGCACTTTGGTTGAATGGAAATACCAGATAACTCAGCTAATCTTGGATTTTTGCTTACTCAGGAGTAACTACGTAGATTTGTACTTACAGGACTGCTTTGCAGAAAGAACATTTGTTGTTATATGTGTTCCCATCAGAGCCACAGAATGGCTGATAGAGTTTTTCGCAGTAAATAGGTCTTCCTCTCTGTAACCTCTTGTATTCACTGCAGTCTACCTGCAAATAcagtataatttttctttcaatccATCTTTCTCACATTCTCCATTCACCTACAGAAATAATGAATATATGACATTTTTGGACAAACTTGTCAGCTGCTCTAGAGCAGCACAGTCAGTGGGGCTCCACCATCTCTGTTAGCTGAGCCTAAGCCTTGTAGAAGAAGCATTCCTTCTGACAGAGATGTTTGTGATGCTACTCAGTGTCTGACAAGGGCACCTTCAGGGGCTTTGCTGTCTATCTGAACAAGAACACAATCTCAGGACAAAATACAGCCCTTTTCTATCTTCAGAAAAATTGAacctcaatatttttttttacctgatgGCAATTGTCAGTAAATTCAGGTGAGATTAGTTCTCAAGGATGTGAAGGGCTTCTGTCTCTTTATTACACAACTGTCAGCTCTCGATGCTTTTTATACTGGTGAAAGAATCTGCCCAGGCAGAATTAAGAATTTAGGTATTAGAATGAAAAGGAATTGTTGACAGGCCCTCCTTTGATGCTGGAACTGTATTCATTACAGgtttatatatgacaatgagaGCACAAACTAATAaaagaaatgactgaaaatgttCCTGTCCTGGGTTTGGAGCTCAATCTTCTCCTGTCCAGTGAATGTCATTCCTGGTATTTGACGGTCAAAGAGTTCCTTATGCAGTGCACATATTCTATTTAATGTGCTGGTTTTATCCACAAAAGCCTAGGGTTTGCTAGGAAATCACCTGTCCTGACAGGTGCTATTGTAACTAAAATTG
It encodes the following:
- the LOC138726903 gene encoding ovomucoid-like, with product MSTMKITGIFLLLALAVLCLANAARENDVDCSEYKRLQRGRPIYCEKLYQPFCGSDGNTYNNKCSFCKAVLRSRGALHMKQAGVC